Proteins from one Plasmodium relictum strain SGS1 genome assembly, chromosome: 10 genomic window:
- the SAHH gene encoding S-adenosyl-L-homocysteine hydrolase, putative codes for MCENKSKVKDISLAPFGKLQMQISENEMPGIMSIREEYEKKKPLQGAKISGCLHMTVECALLIETLQKLGAKIRWCSCNIYSTVDYAAAAVSTLENVTVFAWKGETLEEYWWCVENSLTWGDNEGPDLIVDDGGDATLLVHKGAEYEKLYEEKKILPDPESAKNEEEKCFLNLLKKSILKNPKKWTNISKKIVGVSEETTTGVLRLKKMQKNNELLFSAINVNDSVTKQKYDNVYGCRHSLPDGLMRSTDFLISGKIVVICGYGDVGKGCASSMKGLGARVYVTEIDPICAIQAVMEGFNVVTLDEIVDKGDFFITCTGNVDVIKLEHLLKMKNNAVVGNIGHFDDEIQVNELFNYKGVHIENVKPQVDRVTLPNGNKIIVLAKGRLLNLGCATGHPAFVMSFSFCNQVFAQLDLWENRNNSKYENKVYILPKELDEKVALYHLKKLNASLTELDDNQCEFLGVNKSGPYKSNEYRY; via the coding sequence atgtgtgAAAATAAGAGTAAAGTAAAAGATATAAGCCTAGCTCCTTTTGGAAAATTGCAAATGCAAATATCTGAAAATGAAATGCCAGGAATAATGTCAATAAGAgaagaatatgaaaaaaaaaaaccattACAAGGTGCTAAAATAAGTGGATGTTTACACATGACTGTTGAATGTGCATTGCTAATTGAAACCCTACAGAAATTAGGAGCCAAAATAAGATGGTGCTCATGCAATATTTATTCGACTGTAGATTATGCAGCTGCTGCTGTTAGCACATTAGAAAATGTAACAGTTTTTGCATGGAAAGGAGAAACTCTTGAAGAATACTGGTGGTGTGTAGAAAACTCTTTAACATGGGGAGATAACGAAGGACCAGATTTAATTGTTGATGATGGAGGAGATGCAACTCTTTTAGTTCATAAAGGTGcagaatatgaaaaattatatgaagaaaaaaagattttaCCTGACCCAGAATCAGCAAAAAACGAAGAAGAAAAATGTTTTCtaaatttgttaaaaaaatctATTCTTAAAAATCCCAAAAAATGGACTAACATTTCCAAAAAAATTGTTGGAGTATCTGAAGAAACGACAACTGGAGTattaagattaaaaaaaatgcaaaaaaataatgaactGCTTTTTTCTGCTATTAATGTTAATGATTCAGTCACTAAACAAAAGTATGATAATGTTTACGGTTGTAGGCATTCATTACCGGATGGTTTAATGCGTTCTActgattttttaatatcaggAAAAATAGTTGTTATATGTGGGTATGGAGATGTAGGTAAAGGATGTGCATCTTCTATGAAAGGATTAGGTGCAAGAGTTTATGTTACAGAAATTGATCCAATATGTGCTATTCAAGCAGTAATGGAAGGTTTTAATGTAGTTACCTTAGATGAAATTGTAGATAAAGGAgacttttttattacatgTACAGGTAATGTTGATGTTATTAAATTAGAGCATTTGctgaaaatgaaaaacaatGCCGTAGTAGGAAATATTGGTCATTTTGATGATGAGATACAAgttaatgaattatttaattacaaagGTGTTCATATAGAGAATGTAAAGCCTCAAGTAGATAGAGTTACCTTACCAAAtggaaataaaattattgtttTAGCAAAAGGAAGACTTTTAAATCTTGGTTGTGCAACTGGGCATCCAGCATTTGTTAtgtcattttctttttgtaaTCAAGTTTTCGCACAGTTAGATTTATGggaaaatagaaataattctaaatatgaaaataaggTTTATATATTACCTAAAGAACTTGATGAAAAAGTTGCTCTTTATCACTTGAAAAAACTAAATGCGTCATTAACAGAATTAGATGACAATCAATGTGAATTTTTGGGAGTTAATAAGAGTGGACCATATAAAAGCAATGAATATAGATActag